Within the Sphingobium baderi genome, the region ATGACCCATCTGTCCGTCCCGGCGGAGCGCAAGAAGGCGCTCGGCATCGGCGATAATATGGTGCGGATTTCCATCGGCTGCGAGGATGCGGACGACCTGATCGCCGACTTCGCCCAGGCATTGCGGGCGACGGAGGGCTAGGGCCAGTCGACCCGCGTCCACCCGCGTTCAGCCGCCAGTTTCGCCAGCGGCTTGTGCGGGTTGGCGGCGTGGGGCACGTCGGAAAATTCCAGCATCGGCGCGTCCGACACATGGTCGGAATAGGAACGGATATGCGCTTGTGCGCGGTCGATGGCCTGCGCCGCCATCCACGCCTTTATCATGCGGAGCTTACCAGTGTCGTAGCAATTCTCGCCCGCGATCCGGGCGCGGACATAGCGCAGATCCTGGCTCAGATGATCGGTCGCGATCACCGCGTCGAAGCCCAGCCGCCGCGCGATCGGCTCGACATAGAGGCGGTAGGAGGCGGTTGCGAGCACCAGCGTGCACCCGTCCGCCCTGTCCCGCGCGATCTGCGCCAGCGCGCCGGGGCGGACATTGCCTTCCACCACCTTCGCGGCATAGCTTTCCACATGCGGCATCAGCTTCGCGCGCTCGACATTCCAGCCGATCATCAGGCCCTGATTGACTTCCTTGAGCCGCTGGCGCGTCACCAGTTTCAATACATAGGCCAGCATCATCAGGACCACGCCCGGAAACAGCAGCAGCCGCCAGGGCGCCATATGCCGCGCCACATGCAGCAGAAAGCCCGTATAGGTGCCCGAATAAGTGACCGTCCGGTCCATGTCGTAAATCGCCAGCCTGTGCGTCATGCCGCTATCGAAACTTTTTGCCCTTACCCTTCGTTATCCTAGCGGATGGGCCGTTTCGGCTTGCCGCGCAACCGATAATGGACCACTAATCCTGACGCATGAACAAAGCCGCTGAACTTGCTGAGGAAACGCGCGACGGCGGCACGGTCGTGCGGCTTTCCGGCACGCTCACCATCGCCTGCCTGCATGACCTGCCCGCGCGGCTGGACGCGCTGGAGGCTCCGGTCGGCGCCATAGACCTGTCTGGCGTCGATCATATGGACACGATCGGCGCATGGACCGTGCACCGCACCGCCAAGCGGCTGGACTGCCCCGTCAGCGGCGGCAGCGCCGATGCGGAAAAAATGATCGCGGCCGTCGGCGAACTGGACGAGCCGGTCGCGATCCGTCCCGAACATGTGTCGCCCCTGAAACGCGTGCTGGGCGAAATCGGCGAAGCGGTCGTCAACTCGGGCGCGACCCTGCTCGGCCTGCTCGGCTTTTTCGGCGCGACGCTGGTGGCGGCCTGGAATGTGATCCGCCACCCCAGCCGCTTCCGCGTCAATGCCGTGGTGCAGCGGTTCGAGGTCGTGGGCGTGTCGGCGCTGGGCATCATCGGCCTGATGAGCTTCCTGATCGGCATCGTCATCGCCCAGCAGGGATCGGTGCAGTTGCGCCAGTTCGGCATGGAGATGCTGACGATCAACCTGGTCGGCCGGCTGACCTTCCGCGAACTGGGCGTATTGATGACGGCGATCATGGTGGCGGGCCGCTCCGGCTCCGCCTTCGCCGCGCAGCTGGGCACCATGAAGCTGACCGAGGAAGTGGACGCGATGCGGACCATCGGCGTCTCCCCCATGGAGGCGCTGGTGCTGCCCCGCACGCTGGCGGTGGTGGTGATGATGCCGCTGCTGGGCTTTTATTCGTCGGTCATCGCGGTCATCGGCGGCGGGTTCCTGTGCGCGGTTGCGCTCGACATTCCGCCGATCACCTTTGTTCAGCGCCTGCGTGAAGTGGTGCCGATCACCGATTTGTGGGTCGGCCTCATCAAGGCGCCGGTGTTCGGCCTCATCATCGCTATTTCGGGCTGTTTTCAGGGGATGCAAGTCAAGGCCAATGCGGAGGAAGTCGGTTTGCGAACCACCTCCGCCGTGGTGCAGGCGATCTTTCTCGTCATCGTGATCGACGCCTTTTTCGCGGTCTTCTTCACCTGGGTGGGCTGGAACTGATGGCGGCGGAAATCGAATCGGTTGAGGAAGAGCGCGTCGAAAAGGCGGTTGAGGGCAATGGCATCGCCATTTGCGTGCGCGACCTTCGCACCAGCTTCGGCGATCAGATCGTGCATGACGGACTGGACCTCGACGTACGCAAGGGCGAAATCCTGGGCGTCGTCGGCGGATCGGGCACCGGCAAGTCGGTGCTGATGCGGGCCATCATCGGCCTGCAGATTCCCGACCGGGGCGAGATCGAGGTTTTTGGCGAGCCGATGATCGGGCGGCTGGATGACGAAGCCCTGGCCATTCGCAAGCGCTGGGGCGTGCTGTTTCAGGGCGGCGCGCTGTTTTCCACGCTGACGGTGGCGGAGAATGTGGAAGTGCCGATCCGGGAATATTATCCCAATATCGGCGCGCAGCTTCGGGATGAGATCGCCGCCTACAAGATTCGCATGACCGGCCTGCCCGCTGATGCCGGACCCAAATATCCCGCCGAACTGTCCGGCGGCATGAGGAAGCGCGCCGGGCTTGCCCGCGCATTGGCGTTGGACCCGGACCTTCTGTTTCTGGACGAGCCGACGGCGGGGCTGGACCCCATCGGCGCGGCGGCTTTCGACGATCAGACGCGACGGTTGCAGCGGACGCTGGGCCTGACCGTCTTTCTCATCACCCATGATCTCGACACGCTCTATTCGATCTGTGACCGGGTGGCGGTGCTGGCGGATAAAAAGGTGATTGCGGTGGGTACGATCGACGAATTGCTGGCGACCGACCATCCCTGGATACAGGAATATTTCAACGGCCCGCGCGGCCGCGCCGCCACGGCGGCGGTGGAGCGCGAGCGCGGCAAGACCGCTGCCGAAACCCAAGCGGACGGAAGGCGATAGGATATGGAAACCCGCTCCAATCATGTGCTGGTGGGCACGGTCACGCTGCTGCTGCTGGCCGCGATCATGATCGCCGCCTTCTGGTTCTCACGCCTTTCGGACGGCGAGAACAAGGAATATGACATTTTCTTCAAGCAGTCGGTGAACGGCCTCGCCAAGGGGTCGAGCGTCAACTATTCGGGCGTGCCTTCGGGGCAGGTCGAGAAGATCGAGCTGTGGAAGCGCGATCCCGGCTTCGTGAAGGTCCGCATTTCCGTGAAGGAAGGGACGCCGGTGCTGCTCGGCACCACGGCGACCATTCAGGGCGTGGGCTTCACCGGTGTTTCGGAAATCGTGCTGGATGGCGCGGTCAAGGGGGCGCCGCCGATCAAATGCCCGGAAAATAATCCGCAATCCGTCTGTCCCGATGGCGTGCCGATCATTCCCACCAAGCCCGGCGCGCTGGGCGAGCTGCTCAACAATGCGCCGCAACTGCTCGAACGGCTGTCCACGCTGACCGAGCGGCTGACGGAACTGTTGAGCGACAAGAATCAGCAGTCTTTCGCCGGCATCCTCGCCAATGTGGAGAAGGTGACGGGCGCAATGGCCGATCGCAGCCCCGAAATCGCCGCGACGCTGGCCGAAGCGCGCATCGCCGTGC harbors:
- a CDS encoding HAD family hydrolase produces the protein MTHRLAIYDMDRTVTYSGTYTGFLLHVARHMAPWRLLLFPGVVLMMLAYVLKLVTRQRLKEVNQGLMIGWNVERAKLMPHVESYAAKVVEGNVRPGALAQIARDRADGCTLVLATASYRLYVEPIARRLGFDAVIATDHLSQDLRYVRARIAGENCYDTGKLRMIKAWMAAQAIDRAQAHIRSYSDHVSDAPMLEFSDVPHAANPHKPLAKLAAERGWTRVDWP
- a CDS encoding ABC transporter permease — its product is MNKAAELAEETRDGGTVVRLSGTLTIACLHDLPARLDALEAPVGAIDLSGVDHMDTIGAWTVHRTAKRLDCPVSGGSADAEKMIAAVGELDEPVAIRPEHVSPLKRVLGEIGEAVVNSGATLLGLLGFFGATLVAAWNVIRHPSRFRVNAVVQRFEVVGVSALGIIGLMSFLIGIVIAQQGSVQLRQFGMEMLTINLVGRLTFRELGVLMTAIMVAGRSGSAFAAQLGTMKLTEEVDAMRTIGVSPMEALVLPRTLAVVVMMPLLGFYSSVIAVIGGGFLCAVALDIPPITFVQRLREVVPITDLWVGLIKAPVFGLIIAISGCFQGMQVKANAEEVGLRTTSAVVQAIFLVIVIDAFFAVFFTWVGWN
- a CDS encoding ABC transporter ATP-binding protein; this translates as MAAEIESVEEERVEKAVEGNGIAICVRDLRTSFGDQIVHDGLDLDVRKGEILGVVGGSGTGKSVLMRAIIGLQIPDRGEIEVFGEPMIGRLDDEALAIRKRWGVLFQGGALFSTLTVAENVEVPIREYYPNIGAQLRDEIAAYKIRMTGLPADAGPKYPAELSGGMRKRAGLARALALDPDLLFLDEPTAGLDPIGAAAFDDQTRRLQRTLGLTVFLITHDLDTLYSICDRVAVLADKKVIAVGTIDELLATDHPWIQEYFNGPRGRAATAAVERERGKTAAETQADGRR
- a CDS encoding MlaD family protein, encoding METRSNHVLVGTVTLLLLAAIMIAAFWFSRLSDGENKEYDIFFKQSVNGLAKGSSVNYSGVPSGQVEKIELWKRDPGFVKVRISVKEGTPVLLGTTATIQGVGFTGVSEIVLDGAVKGAPPIKCPENNPQSVCPDGVPIIPTKPGALGELLNNAPQLLERLSTLTERLTELLSDKNQQSFAGILANVEKVTGAMADRSPEIAATLAEARIAVQRTGIAAENIGKLAATTDSLLNDEGRPLMADLRKSVQSATRSIDTLDKTIAEAQPGVHAFSNQTMPEVNQLVRDLREMSRAFRGVAEKLDQQGAGSLVGSPKLPDYKN